A region from the Lolium perenne isolate Kyuss_39 chromosome 4, Kyuss_2.0, whole genome shotgun sequence genome encodes:
- the LOC127297564 gene encoding pollen allergen Lol p 3-like, whose amino-acid sequence MAFSRTMLAVAVLAALVVGAMSTKVDLTVEKGSDAKTLVLNIKYTRPGDTLAEVELRQHGSEEWEPMTKKGNLWEVKSAKPLTGPMNFRFLSKGGMKNVFDEVIPTAFKVGKTYTPEYN is encoded by the coding sequence ATGGCTTTCTCAAGGACGATGCTGGCGGTGGCGGTTCTGGCCGCCCTGGTCGTCGGCGCGATGTCCACAAAGGTGGACTTGACGGTAGAGAAAGGTTCTGACGCGAAGACGCTGGTGCTGAACATCAAGTACACGAGGCCAGGAGACACCCTGGCGGAGGTGGAGCTCCGGCAGCACGGCTCGGAGGAGTGGGAGCCCATGACGAAGAAGGGCAACCTGTGGGAGGTGAAGAGCGCCAAGCCGCTCACCGGcccaatgaacttccgcttcctgTCCAAGGGCGGCATGAAGAACGTCTTCGACGAGGTCATCCCCACCGCCTTCAAGGTCGGCAAAACCTACACCCCGGAGTATAACTGA